In Tachypleus tridentatus isolate NWPU-2018 chromosome 7, ASM421037v1, whole genome shotgun sequence, a genomic segment contains:
- the LOC143257735 gene encoding uncharacterized protein CG3556-like — protein sequence MMFVVGVIFLFIMAVKSGDGLTCDLANIPASIERGKSWLLSKRDERGGLGEQTHRAVTILYLTDHAHFTKGDLSSELMVKEMELQLAVALWRSLDPAGETLSAGRLALYVNGLLATCRKPRNYFATDLTETLMEYNFTASEFAYALVSLALCNAGRTLSEERIVHLLGEIQPKPGAHFWTDTQALIVMALSCVTRKESNGYIESNVSTVLEHFKEIQKPDGSFGNVYTSGLVVQALLAARDNGNSWDFNQALGYLLSQQQPDGSFGDLLATYFVLPALACQSLVDLGDINCTESTTLDDTGDTTTQEEEEPGHLEGDDFIKVYYSLWIGDKAEEKYNLTLDKVVAFKIPRYLSNIMKDHAAKLNPTVLEDKQLSTNGYKQFHM from the exons ATGATGTTTGTCGttggtgtaatatttttattcatcatgGCGGTAAAATCAG GAGACGGGTTGACCTGTGACCTGGCCAACATTCCAGCAAGTATTGAGCGAGGAAAGTCTTGGTTGTTATCCAAGCGCGATGAACGTGGAGGATTAGGAGAACAGACGCACCGCGCAGTTACAATCTTGTATCTGACAGACCATGCCCACTTCACAAAAGGAGACCTGTCAAGTGAACTCATGGTCAAAGAAATGGAGTTGCAACTAGCTGTCGCCCTCTGGAG ATCATTGGATCCCGCTGGAGAAACGTTGTCAGCGGGTAGATTAGCCCTCTACGTCAACGGACTATTAGCCACCTGTCGGAAACCTAGGAACTATTTTGCCACAGATCTGACAGAAACTCTTATGGAGTATAACTTCACAGCCTCAGAATTTGCATATGCTTTAGTTTCTTTGGCTCTCTGCAATGCTGGAAGAACTCTCTCAGAAGAAAGAATTGTCCATCTTCTGGGTGAAATCCAACCTAAGCCCGGTGCCCACTTCTGGACAG ATACTCAAGCTTTAATAGTGATGGCTTTGTCTTGTGTCACGAGGAAAGAAAGTAACGGTTATATTGAAAGTAATGTATCTACGGTCTTGGAGCACTTCAAAGAAATCCAGAAGCCAGATGGGAGTTTTGGAAACGTGTACACGTCTGGACTTGTCGTACAG GCGCTTTTGGCAGCAAGAGACAACGGAAATAGCTGGGACTTTAATCAAGCTCTAGGCTACCTGTTATCTCAACAACAACCGGATGGGTCATTCGGAGACTTGTTGGCCACATATTTTGTACTTCCGGCACTGGCCTGTCAGAGCTTGGTGGACTTGGGAGACATTAATTGTACAGAATCAACAACCTTAGATGACACTG GTGACACTACAACACAGGAAGAAGAGGAACCTGGCCACCTGGAGGGAGACGACttcattaaagtttattattcTCTGTGGATTGGAGACAAGGCAGAAGAGAAATACAACTTAACTTTGGATAAAGTTGTTGCGTTCAAAATACCACGTTACCTTTCAAACATTATGAAAGATCATGCTGCCAAGTTAAACCCAACTGTTCTAGAA